One genomic region from Gemmatimonadota bacterium encodes:
- a CDS encoding pyridine nucleotide transhydrogenase, whose protein sequence is MSGRTALIGSTGLVGGTLLRQTDFDDRFHSTDIEQIAGRDYGLVVCAGAPAVKWKANRDPDADRANLDRLMDALGRAHADHVILISTVDVYAQPVDVDEATPVDGVPNHAYGTHRRALERFVEGRFDSTIVRLPGLFGAGLKKNVIYDFLHGNLLDQVDARSVFQFYDLERLWADLQAVRALGLPLVNLPTEPVSVADVAAHGFGLRFDNHTEAGPARYDMRTRHAAALGGADGYLEDAPTVLERIARYAASEGWVRP, encoded by the coding sequence GTGAGCGGCCGTACCGCGCTGATCGGTTCGACCGGGCTGGTGGGAGGCACGCTCCTCCGCCAGACGGACTTCGACGACCGCTTCCATTCCACCGACATCGAGCAGATTGCGGGGCGTGACTACGGGCTCGTCGTCTGCGCCGGCGCGCCGGCCGTGAAGTGGAAGGCCAACCGCGATCCGGATGCCGACCGCGCCAACCTGGATCGCCTGATGGATGCATTGGGCCGCGCGCACGCCGACCATGTGATCCTCATCTCCACCGTCGACGTCTATGCGCAGCCCGTGGACGTGGACGAGGCGACGCCTGTGGACGGCGTGCCGAATCACGCGTACGGCACGCATCGCCGCGCGCTGGAGCGCTTCGTGGAGGGGCGGTTCGACAGCACGATCGTCCGTCTGCCCGGGCTGTTCGGGGCCGGGCTCAAGAAGAACGTGATCTACGACTTCCTGCACGGGAACCTGCTGGACCAGGTCGATGCCAGGAGCGTGTTCCAGTTCTACGACCTGGAGCGGCTGTGGGCGGACCTGCAGGCCGTGCGCGCGCTCGGGCTCCCGCTCGTGAACCTGCCCACCGAGCCGGTCTCGGTCGCGGACGTGGCCGCGCACGGGTTCGGGCTCCGCTTCGACAACCACACGGAGGCGGGGCCCGCGCGCTACGACATGCGGACCCGACACGCGGCGGCCCTGGGTGGTGCCGACGGCTACCTCGAGGACGCCCCCACCGTGCTGGAGCGCATCGCGCGGTACGCCGCGTCGGAAGGATGGGTGCGGCCGTGA
- a CDS encoding FAD-dependent oxidoreductase — protein sequence MTPVRGASSRIVVGGGFYGAALALESARRHGHRTVLVERGPSLLGRASYANQARVHHGYHYPRSVVTAARSRVNLPRFRREFADAVVGDFRSLYAIARGFSNVSAAQFERFCTRVGAPLAPAPPSLSRLFDAERIEAVFLVDEPAFDATVLRDGMIAALDAAGVEVHTGREAVRVRPGSGLEVDVADAAGHERTLGADEVFLCTYARTNHVLAASGLPRIPLKHEIAEIALIEPAPELAALGITVMCGPFFSTMPFPARGLHSLSHVRYTPHAAWTEGDGTEAWEDPYAILEGYARRSRVREMIQDARRYVPALAQSRPADSLWEVKTVLPKNDVDDGRPILYRADHGLRGLHVIMGSKIDNVYDVLEAVDAPVVEARG from the coding sequence ATGACCCCAGTGCGTGGAGCAAGCTCGAGGATCGTCGTGGGTGGCGGGTTCTACGGAGCCGCCCTGGCGTTGGAGTCGGCCCGCCGGCACGGGCACCGCACGGTGCTCGTCGAGCGCGGCCCCTCCCTCCTCGGACGGGCCTCCTACGCCAACCAGGCCCGCGTCCACCACGGGTATCACTACCCGCGCAGCGTCGTCACCGCGGCCCGCTCGCGGGTCAACCTGCCCCGGTTCCGGCGGGAGTTCGCCGACGCGGTCGTCGGTGACTTCCGCTCTCTGTACGCCATCGCGCGCGGCTTCTCCAACGTGAGCGCCGCCCAGTTCGAGCGCTTCTGCACGCGGGTGGGCGCGCCGCTCGCCCCCGCGCCGCCTTCGCTGAGCCGGCTCTTCGATGCCGAGCGCATCGAGGCGGTCTTCCTGGTGGACGAGCCCGCCTTCGACGCCACGGTCCTGAGAGACGGGATGATCGCCGCCCTGGACGCCGCCGGCGTGGAGGTGCACACCGGGAGGGAGGCGGTGCGGGTGCGCCCGGGGTCGGGGCTGGAGGTGGACGTGGCGGACGCCGCCGGGCACGAGCGCACGCTGGGGGCCGACGAGGTGTTCCTGTGCACCTACGCGCGCACCAACCATGTGCTGGCCGCGTCCGGTCTCCCGCGCATCCCCCTCAAGCACGAGATCGCCGAGATCGCCCTCATCGAACCCGCCCCCGAGCTGGCGGCGTTGGGCATCACCGTCATGTGCGGCCCGTTCTTCTCCACCATGCCGTTCCCCGCGCGGGGACTGCACTCGCTCAGCCACGTGCGCTACACTCCCCACGCGGCGTGGACGGAGGGCGACGGCACCGAGGCGTGGGAGGATCCCTACGCCATCCTGGAGGGATACGCCCGTCGCAGCCGCGTTCGCGAGATGATACAGGACGCCCGCCGCTACGTGCCGGCCCTGGCGCAGAGCCGACCGGCGGACTCGCTGTGGGAGGTCAAGACGGTGCTGCCCAAGAACGACGTCGACGATGGTCGCCCCATCCTCTACCGCGCCGACCATGGGCTGCGCGGTCTCCACGTGATCATGGGCTCGAAGATCGACAACGTGTACGACGTGCTCGAGGCGGTCGACGCGCCGGTCGTGGAGGCCCGCGGGTGA
- a CDS encoding glycosyltransferase family 2 protein gives MSRIDAFVSVIVPLRDDADILAAVVAELDVVLSDHYRHYEIVLVDDGSTDGTVDAAQRLLDTHPDLRLVRLSRRFGQEIAISAGLDTVIGDYVVVLLPDSDPPDVIPDMVEQARQGAGVVFGVRRSRAGEPWLQRLGARLFYGLAGGLLGISIPRDTTHLRVLSRQAVNALTQIRDRSRYLTTLSGYVGFLNQAFLYDPIQRRTRPRRKTLLQSLRLAAGIVVANSTRPLRIASVLGLLAAFVNVLYMGYIVGVLLIKDRVAEGWVTQSAQTAGMFFFVFLILAVLCEYVGRLLDEVKSRPLYWVQDERQGTAVLGERTRNVVSESTVP, from the coding sequence GTGAGCCGGATCGACGCCTTCGTCTCGGTCATCGTGCCGCTGCGCGACGATGCCGATATCCTCGCCGCCGTCGTGGCCGAGCTGGACGTTGTCCTGTCGGACCACTATCGCCACTATGAGATCGTCCTCGTCGACGACGGCTCCACGGACGGCACGGTCGACGCCGCCCAACGCCTGCTCGACACCCACCCCGACCTGCGGCTCGTCCGGCTGTCCCGACGGTTCGGACAGGAGATCGCCATCTCGGCCGGGTTGGACACGGTGATCGGCGACTACGTCGTGGTGCTGCTCCCCGACTCGGATCCCCCCGACGTGATCCCGGACATGGTGGAGCAGGCCCGCCAGGGCGCCGGGGTCGTCTTCGGGGTGCGGCGGAGCCGGGCAGGGGAGCCCTGGCTGCAGCGACTCGGGGCCCGGTTGTTCTATGGACTCGCCGGCGGCCTGCTCGGGATCTCGATCCCCCGCGATACCACCCACCTGCGCGTGCTCAGTCGTCAGGCCGTCAACGCCCTGACGCAGATCCGCGATCGGTCGCGCTATCTGACCACGCTGAGCGGCTACGTGGGGTTCCTGAACCAGGCGTTCCTCTACGATCCCATCCAGCGGCGCACACGGCCGCGCCGTAAGACGCTGCTCCAGAGCCTGCGCCTCGCGGCCGGCATCGTGGTGGCCAACTCCACCCGTCCGCTGCGGATCGCCAGCGTGCTGGGCCTGCTCGCGGCCTTCGTGAACGTGCTCTACATGGGCTACATCGTGGGCGTGCTGCTCATCAAGGACCGCGTGGCCGAAGGGTGGGTCACCCAGTCCGCGCAGACGGCGGGGATGTTCTTCTTCGTCTTCCTCATCCTGGCAGTGCTCTGCGAATATGTGGGCCGTCTGCTCGACGAGGTGAAGTCCCGCCCGCTCTACTGGGTGCAGGACGAGCGCCAGGGTACGGCTGTCCTGGGAGAGCGCACCCGCAACGTGGTCTCGGAATCCACGGTGCCGTGA
- a CDS encoding serine/threonine-protein kinase: MSETRWTRIEELFLEALELPRDARAAFLDRVCDDPSVRGEVDAMLAGEDGAAELRVLERLPRMQQGPAAGTLPPGHRLGRYEIVERIGRGGMGEVYRAERIDEQYRQQVALKVLRGDLATPALEARFRAERQILARLQHPNVATLLDGGATMDGRPWLVMQFIDGLPVTTWADEHGLSVPRRLALFATICEAVQYAHTNLVVHRDLKPSNVVVDEDGRPWLLDFGIAKLLADPETEGAAQTRELLLATPEYAAPEQLRGGSITTSTDVYALGILLYELLVGAPPFRLDEPDVLEFHRRVCEEPPTRPSEGVRASSRRIASEQATDIGTLRSTGAARLAQTLKGDLDQIVLTALRKEPGRRYPSAGALAEDIRRYLAGLPVWAQPDSRRYRWRTFVRRHRVGVAAAAAFVVLLGGFAGAMAVQSARLAAERDRVRVALTRAEEVQEFLVSLFDASDPFQEQGRLSAADLLARGAARAEALSDQPDVYADLLVTVGTAYRNLGQFAEAEPLLQRALAVRRDLHGDLHEDVATVEGGLALLHTQQGDYETAEREYRDVRAHFQALFGSGHAQALNASQSIGAIHASRGDHALAVPFFQEVVDHYRGVDLESLDEDAVSAYGNALNNLGLTLVRLGELDRAEPYLRDAVDLNRSVRGDTHPLVATNLNSLATLYFRQGRLEEAAALFQDVLERRRALYGSDHPDVGAPLNNLAQVLSRLGRFEDAEAHAREALEIQRRLQAPGHPTLGLALKNLARLLVQKGDAAAAEAPALEALAVFQAAFGEEHGQVADVRRLLVDVYTALGRPERAAVYAGG, from the coding sequence ATGTCCGAGACCCGCTGGACCCGCATCGAAGAGCTCTTCCTGGAGGCCCTGGAGCTGCCCCGGGACGCGCGGGCCGCCTTCCTCGACCGGGTCTGTGACGACCCCTCCGTGCGGGGGGAGGTGGACGCGATGCTGGCCGGCGAGGACGGAGCCGCCGAGCTGCGGGTGCTCGAGCGGCTCCCCCGCATGCAGCAGGGCCCGGCTGCGGGGACGCTTCCCCCCGGACACCGCCTGGGGCGCTACGAGATCGTGGAGCGCATCGGCCGGGGTGGCATGGGCGAGGTCTACCGCGCCGAGCGCATCGACGAGCAATACCGGCAGCAGGTGGCGCTCAAGGTGCTCCGGGGTGATCTGGCCACGCCGGCCCTGGAGGCGCGATTCCGGGCCGAGCGGCAGATCCTGGCCCGGCTGCAGCACCCCAACGTGGCCACGCTCCTCGACGGCGGCGCCACGATGGACGGGCGCCCCTGGTTGGTCATGCAGTTCATCGACGGTCTGCCCGTCACCACGTGGGCGGACGAGCACGGCCTGAGTGTCCCCCGTCGGCTGGCGCTGTTCGCGACGATCTGCGAGGCCGTGCAATACGCGCACACCAACCTGGTCGTGCACCGCGACCTGAAGCCGTCCAACGTGGTGGTCGACGAGGACGGCCGACCCTGGTTGCTGGACTTCGGCATCGCCAAGCTGCTGGCCGATCCGGAGACAGAGGGGGCCGCGCAGACCCGGGAGCTCCTGCTCGCCACCCCGGAGTATGCGGCGCCGGAGCAGCTCCGCGGGGGCTCGATCACCACGAGCACCGACGTCTACGCGCTCGGTATCCTCCTCTACGAGTTGCTCGTCGGCGCACCGCCGTTCCGGCTCGACGAGCCCGACGTGCTGGAGTTCCACCGCCGCGTCTGCGAGGAGCCACCCACACGCCCGAGCGAAGGCGTGCGGGCCTCGTCCCGACGCATCGCGTCGGAGCAGGCCACGGACATCGGCACGCTACGGAGCACCGGCGCGGCCCGTCTGGCGCAGACCCTGAAGGGGGACCTGGACCAGATCGTGCTCACCGCGCTCCGCAAGGAGCCGGGCCGGCGCTATCCCTCGGCGGGCGCGCTGGCAGAGGACATCCGCCGCTATCTGGCGGGCCTTCCGGTGTGGGCGCAGCCGGATTCACGCCGGTATCGATGGCGCACGTTCGTGCGCCGACATCGTGTGGGCGTCGCTGCGGCGGCCGCGTTCGTGGTCCTGCTCGGGGGATTCGCCGGCGCCATGGCGGTGCAGTCGGCACGCCTGGCAGCCGAGCGCGATCGCGTCCGTGTGGCCCTGACGCGGGCCGAGGAGGTACAGGAGTTCCTGGTGTCCTTGTTCGACGCCAGCGATCCGTTCCAGGAGCAGGGGCGTCTGTCCGCAGCGGACCTGTTGGCGCGCGGCGCCGCGCGCGCGGAGGCGCTGAGCGATCAGCCCGACGTGTACGCCGACCTGCTCGTCACCGTGGGGACGGCCTACCGGAATCTGGGGCAGTTCGCCGAGGCCGAGCCGCTGCTGCAGAGAGCACTCGCCGTTCGCAGGGATCTCCATGGCGACCTCCACGAAGACGTGGCCACCGTCGAAGGAGGCCTCGCGCTCCTCCACACGCAGCAAGGCGACTACGAGACGGCCGAGCGTGAGTACCGGGACGTCCGGGCCCACTTCCAGGCACTCTTCGGTTCGGGCCATGCCCAGGCGCTCAACGCCTCGCAGTCGATCGGGGCGATCCACGCCTCGCGCGGAGACCACGCACTCGCCGTCCCGTTCTTCCAGGAGGTGGTGGACCACTACCGCGGCGTGGACCTGGAGAGCCTGGACGAGGATGCGGTCTCCGCCTACGGGAATGCGCTCAACAACCTCGGGTTGACGCTCGTGCGGCTGGGCGAGCTGGACCGGGCCGAACCCTATCTGCGGGACGCGGTGGACCTGAATCGCAGCGTGCGCGGTGACACCCATCCCCTGGTGGCCACCAACCTCAACAGCCTCGCCACGCTCTACTTCCGGCAGGGGCGCCTGGAGGAGGCCGCCGCCTTGTTCCAGGACGTCCTGGAGCGGCGCCGGGCCCTCTACGGATCCGACCATCCGGACGTGGGGGCGCCGCTCAACAACCTCGCGCAGGTGCTGAGCCGCTTGGGCCGCTTCGAGGACGCCGAGGCCCACGCGCGCGAGGCCCTGGAGATCCAGCGTCGCCTGCAAGCACCCGGGCACCCGACGCTGGGGCTGGCGCTCAAGAACCTGGCGCGCCTGTTGGTGCAGAAGGGGGACGCAGCCGCAGCGGAGGCTCCGGCGCTCGAGGCCCTCGCGGTCTTCCAGGCCGCGTTCGGAGAGGAGCACGGCCAGGTGGCGGACGTGCGCCGTCTGCTGGTGGACGTCTACACCGCGCTGGGTCGGCCGGAGCGCGCCGCAGTCTACGCGGGCGGGTAG
- a CDS encoding sugar phosphate isomerase/epimerase family protein: MRVSVSNIAWAPEDDARAADVLTSLGVEAVEVAPTTRWADPARVPPDEARAYRASWAERGLEVSSLQALLYGRDDLKLFADEGVRTALHAHLVGVARLAAELGAGPLVFGSPKNRLKGTLSPAEARGLAVVFFRDVAEAIQPLGTVLVLEANPSEYGADFVTHTHDMVDLVEAVDHPAFGAHLDLGGMQIAGEPVTEWVARSAHVLRHVHVSEPYLAPVGASRLDHHAVADALRHVGYEGWISIEMRRDAERDPVDSVADAARRVVAAYGEPR, encoded by the coding sequence GTGAGGGTGAGCGTCTCCAACATCGCCTGGGCCCCGGAGGACGATGCGCGTGCAGCCGACGTGCTCACGAGCCTCGGGGTCGAAGCGGTTGAGGTGGCGCCCACGACGCGGTGGGCCGACCCGGCCCGGGTGCCGCCCGACGAGGCCCGCGCCTACCGCGCGTCGTGGGCCGAGCGCGGGCTGGAGGTCTCGTCGTTGCAGGCGTTGCTGTACGGGCGTGACGATCTGAAGCTGTTCGCGGACGAGGGCGTGCGCACGGCGCTGCATGCACACCTGGTCGGCGTCGCGCGCCTGGCGGCCGAGCTGGGCGCCGGCCCGCTGGTGTTCGGGTCGCCGAAGAACCGTCTCAAGGGCACGCTGAGCCCGGCCGAGGCGCGGGGGCTGGCCGTGGTCTTCTTCCGCGACGTGGCCGAGGCCATCCAGCCGCTCGGGACCGTCCTCGTGCTCGAGGCGAATCCGTCGGAGTACGGCGCGGATTTCGTCACGCACACGCACGACATGGTCGATCTGGTCGAGGCCGTGGACCACCCGGCCTTCGGAGCCCACCTCGACCTGGGCGGGATGCAGATCGCCGGCGAGCCCGTGACGGAGTGGGTGGCGCGGAGCGCGCATGTGCTGCGGCACGTGCACGTGAGCGAGCCGTACCTCGCGCCGGTCGGTGCGTCGCGCCTGGACCACCACGCCGTGGCGGACGCCCTGCGGCACGTCGGGTACGAGGGCTGGATCTCCATCGAGATGCGGCGGGACGCCGAGCGCGATCCGGTCGACAGCGTGGCCGACGCGGCGCGCCGCGTCGTGGCCGCCTACGGGGAGCCCCGGTGA
- a CDS encoding glycosyltransferase family 2 protein has product MSSSASPPPADRAHWQIPQHDTWVRAPKAHRYALCVFVLNEGERIHRQLGRMREAADLVDLVIADGGSTDGSLTPERLEGTPIRALLTKRDSGRLGAQMRMAMAWALAEGYEGVIVMDGNDKDDPAAVPRFVAALDDGADHVQGSRWVPGGQAIRTPPLRWVGVRFLHAPLISLAAGRRYTDTTNGFRAYSRRFLTDARVAPFRDVFGGYELHYYLAIRAGELGFDVREVPVTRAYPAKGPTPTKITPIRGSLTVLERLWSACRHRFDPEPGSPPPRRSA; this is encoded by the coding sequence GTGAGCTCCTCCGCCTCGCCGCCCCCCGCCGACCGCGCGCACTGGCAGATCCCGCAGCACGACACCTGGGTGCGGGCACCCAAGGCGCATCGCTACGCGCTGTGCGTCTTCGTGCTCAACGAAGGCGAGCGCATCCACCGGCAGCTCGGGCGCATGCGCGAGGCCGCCGACCTCGTGGACCTCGTCATCGCCGATGGCGGCAGCACGGATGGATCGTTGACGCCCGAGCGCCTGGAGGGCACGCCCATCCGAGCCCTCCTGACCAAGCGCGACAGCGGTCGTCTGGGGGCGCAGATGCGCATGGCCATGGCGTGGGCGCTCGCTGAAGGGTACGAGGGCGTGATCGTCATGGACGGGAACGACAAGGACGACCCCGCCGCCGTGCCGCGCTTCGTGGCCGCCCTCGACGACGGGGCCGACCACGTCCAGGGCTCGCGGTGGGTGCCCGGCGGCCAGGCCATCCGCACGCCCCCGCTTCGCTGGGTGGGGGTCCGGTTCCTGCACGCGCCGCTGATCAGCCTTGCCGCGGGCCGCCGCTACACGGACACCACCAACGGGTTTCGCGCCTACAGCCGTCGCTTCCTGACGGATGCGCGGGTGGCGCCGTTCCGGGACGTCTTCGGCGGGTACGAGCTCCACTACTACCTGGCGATCCGCGCCGGAGAGCTGGGCTTCGACGTGCGTGAGGTCCCGGTCACGCGCGCCTATCCCGCCAAGGGACCCACACCGACCAAGATCACGCCGATCCGGGGCAGCCTGACGGTGCTCGAACGCCTGTGGTCGGCCTGCCGGCATCGCTTCGATCCGGAGCCGGGCTCCCCCCCACCACGGAGGTCCGCGTGA
- a CDS encoding S9 family peptidase has translation MHRRHSLLALSLMFVSGAGAVGSSDLAAQTGPQGTLQLETYLDWEWVSEPRLSPDGRQILYTRSYVDQMRDRRASAVWIMNADGTRNRFLVDGSSPRWSPDGTRIAYMDDGDPSGTQIFVRWMDDEGATTQISRTERAASDLQWSPDGRWLAFTMSVEDEPEWRVRLPSRPEGARWTEDPKVVDRLSYRRDRQGFIDDGYSHVFVIPAEGGTPRQLTDGEWNHRSPRWTADGRSIVFSSLRVEEADHEWRESEIYAVDVAGGAIRQLTSRRGPDNSPTPSPDGRLIAYTGYDWTDDTYITSKIYVMNADGSQPRMISGDFDRDPGDLMWAPDNSGLYFNVSHDGASNLHFVSVRGGVEPVTRGNHMVDVGSIANGVAAATITTFNDPEDIYTFPLRQPDRVTRLTEVNADVLAGVRLGEVEEIQYRSVDDFEIEGWIVKPPDFDPSRKYPLMLSIHGGPHGMYNVGFNFGWQEHAANGYVVLYTNPRGSSGYGSAFGNSIKNAYPGKDFDDLMRGVDEVIAKGYIDEQNMFVYGCSGGGVLTSWIVGHTNRFAAASANCPVTNWLSFVGTTDGPSWYRNFEKLPWEDPSEHLRRSPLMYVGNVETPTMLMTGEMDLRTPMPQTEEFYMALRLRKVPTAMVRFKDEWHGTSSRPSNFLRTQLYLRDWFKQYSKGSNVTQ, from the coding sequence ATGCACCGCCGCCATTCGTTGCTTGCTCTTTCCTTGATGTTCGTCTCGGGTGCCGGCGCGGTCGGCTCGTCCGATCTCGCAGCCCAGACGGGTCCGCAAGGAACGCTCCAACTGGAGACCTACCTGGACTGGGAATGGGTCTCCGAACCACGCCTCTCCCCCGACGGCCGCCAGATCCTCTACACCCGCTCGTACGTGGACCAGATGCGGGATCGGCGCGCCTCTGCCGTCTGGATCATGAACGCCGACGGCACCCGCAACCGCTTCCTCGTGGACGGCTCCTCGCCCCGCTGGTCGCCCGACGGCACGCGCATCGCGTACATGGACGACGGCGATCCCTCCGGCACGCAGATCTTCGTGCGCTGGATGGACGACGAGGGCGCCACCACCCAGATCAGCCGCACCGAGCGCGCCGCCTCCGACCTGCAGTGGTCGCCCGACGGTCGTTGGCTGGCCTTCACGATGTCGGTAGAGGACGAGCCGGAATGGCGCGTGCGGCTGCCCTCCCGTCCGGAGGGAGCGCGCTGGACGGAGGACCCCAAGGTCGTGGACCGGCTCTCGTACCGTCGCGACCGGCAGGGCTTCATCGACGACGGGTACTCCCACGTCTTCGTCATCCCGGCCGAAGGCGGCACGCCCCGTCAGCTCACGGACGGCGAGTGGAACCACCGGAGCCCGCGCTGGACCGCCGACGGCAGGAGCATCGTGTTCAGCTCGCTACGCGTCGAGGAAGCGGATCACGAATGGCGCGAGTCGGAGATCTACGCCGTGGACGTGGCCGGCGGCGCCATCCGGCAGCTCACGTCGCGGCGGGGACCGGACAACAGCCCCACGCCGTCACCGGACGGTCGCCTGATCGCCTACACCGGATACGACTGGACCGACGACACGTACATCACGTCCAAGATCTACGTGATGAACGCGGACGGCTCGCAGCCCCGCATGATCTCGGGCGACTTCGACCGTGACCCGGGCGATCTGATGTGGGCCCCCGACAACAGCGGCCTCTACTTCAACGTGAGCCACGACGGGGCGTCCAACCTGCACTTCGTTTCCGTGCGCGGTGGAGTCGAGCCCGTCACGCGCGGGAATCACATGGTGGACGTGGGCTCGATCGCCAACGGCGTGGCGGCCGCGACCATCACCACGTTCAACGATCCGGAGGACATCTACACCTTCCCGCTTCGGCAGCCCGACCGCGTCACGCGGCTGACCGAGGTCAACGCGGACGTGCTGGCCGGTGTCCGCCTGGGTGAGGTGGAGGAGATCCAGTACCGCTCCGTGGACGACTTCGAGATCGAAGGTTGGATCGTCAAGCCGCCGGATTTCGATCCGTCGCGCAAGTATCCGCTCATGCTCTCCATCCACGGCGGGCCCCACGGCATGTACAACGTGGGCTTCAACTTCGGGTGGCAGGAGCATGCCGCCAACGGGTATGTGGTCCTCTACACAAACCCGCGGGGAAGCTCCGGCTACGGCAGCGCGTTCGGCAACTCGATCAAGAACGCGTATCCGGGCAAGGACTTCGACGACCTCATGCGGGGCGTCGACGAGGTCATCGCCAAGGGCTACATCGACGAGCAGAACATGTTCGTCTACGGCTGCTCGGGTGGCGGCGTGCTCACATCCTGGATCGTGGGCCACACCAATCGCTTCGCGGCGGCCTCCGCCAACTGCCCGGTCACGAACTGGCTCTCGTTCGTGGGCACCACGGACGGGCCGAGCTGGTACCGCAACTTCGAGAAGCTGCCCTGGGAGGATCCGTCGGAGCACCTGCGCCGCTCCCCGCTCATGTACGTGGGGAATGTGGAGACGCCGACGATGCTGATGACCGGCGAGATGGACCTGCGCACGCCGATGCCGCAGACGGAGGAGTTCTATATGGCGCTGCGGCTGCGGAAGGTCCCGACGGCCATGGTGCGCTTCAAGGACGAGTGGCACGGCACGAGCTCGCGCCCGTCCAACTTCCTGCGCACGCAGCTCTATCTGCGCGACTGGTTCAAGCAGTACAGCAAGGGATCCAACGTGACGCAGTGA